One region of Bradyrhizobium betae genomic DNA includes:
- a CDS encoding tetratricopeptide repeat protein produces the protein MVSPFPKRGLARHRRIWRQPLTLTLMGIALCGCSFDLGSLMPEKEKPQEAPKAAAAPESAVSAGNVTEAQAHTAKGQTLAKAGETASALDEFNRAVALDPYNAQALYGRALIYQGNNEHNFAIADFSAANGLNPQKVEPLLGRATSYLAIGKVKEAAADLDEASEADPHNAQVWTTRGQAYERLGDKAKASASYNKAVALRPRDDAARSGLARVGG, from the coding sequence ATGGTCTCCCCTTTCCCCAAGCGCGGCCTGGCGCGGCACCGCCGGATCTGGCGCCAGCCGCTGACGCTGACCCTGATGGGGATCGCGCTGTGCGGCTGCTCCTTCGACCTGGGATCACTGATGCCGGAGAAGGAAAAGCCGCAGGAAGCGCCCAAGGCGGCTGCCGCCCCGGAGAGTGCCGTCAGTGCCGGCAATGTCACCGAGGCCCAGGCTCACACCGCAAAGGGCCAGACCCTGGCGAAGGCGGGGGAGACGGCCAGCGCGCTCGACGAGTTCAACCGTGCCGTCGCGCTCGATCCCTATAACGCGCAGGCGCTCTATGGCCGCGCCCTGATCTATCAGGGCAACAACGAGCACAACTTCGCCATCGCCGATTTCAGCGCCGCAAACGGCCTCAATCCGCAAAAGGTCGAGCCGCTGCTCGGCCGCGCCACCAGCTATCTCGCGATCGGCAAGGTCAAGGAAGCGGCGGCCGATCTCGATGAGGCCTCCGAGGCCGATCCGCACAATGCCCAGGTCTGGACCACACGGGGACAGGCCTATGAACGGCTGGGCGACAAGGCCAAGGCGTCGGCGTCCTACAACAAGGCGGTCGCCCTGCGTCCACGTGACGATGCCGCCCGCAGCGGCCTAGCCCGCGTCGGCGGCTGA
- the rpsU gene encoding 30S ribosomal protein S21, which produces MQVLVRDNNVDQALKALKKKMQREGIFREMKLRGHYEKPSEKKAREKAEAVRRARKLARKKLQREGLLPMKPKPVFGAGPGGDRGGRGGPGAGAGAGPRGPR; this is translated from the coding sequence GTGCAGGTTCTCGTTCGCGATAACAATGTCGACCAAGCCCTCAAGGCGCTGAAGAAGAAGATGCAGCGCGAGGGTATTTTCCGCGAGATGAAGCTCCGCGGTCACTACGAGAAGCCCTCCGAGAAGAAGGCCCGCGAAAAGGCCGAAGCCGTGCGCCGCGCGCGCAAGCTGGCCCGCAAGAAGCTGCAGCGTGAAGGCCTGCTGCCGATGAAGCCGAAGCCGGTGTTCGGCGCTGGCCCCGGCGGTGATCGTGGCGGTCGCGGTGGCCCCGGTGCAGGCGCTGGTGCTGGTCCGCGCGGACCGCGCTGA
- the aqpZ gene encoding aquaporin Z, with amino-acid sequence MDMKKYAAEAIGTFWLTFAGCGSAVIAAGFPQVGIGLAGVSLAFGLSVVTMAYAIGHISGCHLNPAVTVGLAAGGRFPTGQILPYVIAQVCGAIVAAELLYVIASGAPGFDVTKGFASNGYDMHSPGQYSMVVCFVTEVVMTMMFLFIIMGSTHGRAPVGFAPLAIGLALVMIHLVSIPVTNTSVNPARSTGPALFVGGWALSQLWLFWIAPLIGGALGGVIYRWLSEEPAGVVAGVKTA; translated from the coding sequence ATGGATATGAAGAAATATGCTGCCGAGGCCATCGGCACATTCTGGCTCACATTCGCAGGCTGCGGCAGCGCGGTGATCGCGGCCGGCTTTCCGCAGGTCGGGATCGGCCTCGCCGGTGTGTCCCTGGCGTTCGGCTTGAGCGTCGTCACCATGGCCTATGCGATCGGACACATTTCGGGCTGCCATCTCAACCCGGCTGTCACCGTTGGGCTCGCCGCCGGCGGGCGCTTTCCGACAGGGCAGATCCTGCCTTACGTGATCGCGCAGGTCTGTGGCGCCATCGTCGCCGCCGAGCTGCTCTATGTGATCGCAAGCGGTGCGCCCGGCTTCGACGTCACCAAGGGTTTTGCGTCGAATGGCTACGATATGCATTCGCCCGGCCAGTACAGCATGGTCGTCTGCTTCGTCACCGAGGTGGTGATGACCATGATGTTCCTGTTCATCATCATGGGCTCAACCCACGGCCGCGCGCCCGTGGGCTTTGCCCCACTGGCGATCGGGCTCGCGCTGGTGATGATCCATCTCGTCAGCATTCCCGTCACCAACACATCGGTGAACCCGGCGCGCAGCACGGGTCCCGCTCTGTTCGTCGGCGGCTGGGCGCTGTCGCAGCTCTGGCTGTTCTGGATCGCGCCGCTGATCGGCGGCGCGCTGGGCGGGGTGATCTATCGCTGGCTCAGCGAAGAGCCCGCGGGCGTCGTCGCAGGCGTGAAGACGGCTTAG